One region of Carya illinoinensis cultivar Pawnee chromosome 8, C.illinoinensisPawnee_v1, whole genome shotgun sequence genomic DNA includes:
- the LOC122318930 gene encoding nodulin homeobox-like isoform X3, protein MRITIEEPSCSSFAPQVIDLISAVKELHGFSSQELHKLLRDSENFTIHYRTEKNSLIKIDMEKLAGFLPLHLIAVLMSADRDEALFRYLLSGIRLLYSLCDLAPRHSKLEQILLDDVKVSEQLLDLVFYLLIVLGGYKQDTLMFGPMPTVHSALVACSLNLLTGCISSQFPDLVHVLLAHPKVDIFIEAAFGAICVAIRFLKIQLSDKHPDLCLKSNLTAEQIVNYICQQCEVSVQFLQSLCQQKLFLERLLRNKELCKKGGILFLAQAILKLTATPHFVESSRISAAVSRLKAKFLAILLNLCEAESISYLDEVSSSPGSLQLAKSVASEVFGLLKTELSRDPKHLAACSDRTYPMGFFQLNAMRLADIFSDDTNFQCYITIYFTEILTAILSLPHGDFISSWCCSDLPAREVDSTLEYDSFAAAGWVLDNISSLDRPNENNLEFTLIPISIPRASYEHQRTSLFIKIIANLHCFNPTICEEQERNLFLHKFLECLHMDLSKSFPGFSFSSDAPKAANVYRNLRSLLSHAESLVPNFLNEEDVQLLRIFFNQLQPLITSAEFEENQVQEAQSPEGYSSLLPRKEPPNLNDRHGNSKEEMFEDSAFQDMDQFYLKSRHVDHVDVVIMQDTREGKGISGVRASEGLIKIHREVQNVETSGSDTCSTRGKNDVDQMCNGEFLKTSEQIKESEVGGDTEDKQIKTIHCEEKQQRKRKRTLMNDKQMAMIERALLDEPDMQRNAASIQSWAHKISVHGSKVTSAQLKNWLNNRKVRLARARAAKAVRASLEVENAIPDKQSEPGLGYNGSPDSPGEDSYAPRKADGDPESILGTGNGESSHTAQTNLIVVGRADFVQCKAGQYIMFVDKEGQELGKGIVYQVHGEWNGWNLKEQKACVLDVYELKVESTALLPYASKVVGISFEEAEIKIGVMRVLWDLSRIFTLRPQ, encoded by the exons ATGAGGATTACCATAGAAGAACCCTCGTGTAGTTCTTTTGCCCCA CAGGTCATTGACTTAATTTCGGCAGTGAAGGAGCTGCATGGCTTTAGCTCTCAGGAACTTCATAAGCTGCTGCGGGACTCTGAAAACTTTACCATTCACTACCGCACAGAAAAAAACTCATTGATTAAG ATTGATATGGAAAAGCTTGCAGGATTTCTTCCCTTACATCTTATTGCAGTGCTTATGTCAGCTGACAGAGACGAAGCCCTGTTCAGATACTTGTTATCCGGCATACGTCTCTTGTATTCATTATGTGATTTAGCACCTCGACATTCTAAACTTGAGCAG ATTTTGCTTGATGATGTAAAAGTGTCCGAGCAGCTGCTGGACCTGGTGTTTTATTTGCTAATTGTTCTCGGGGGTTATAAGCAG GACACCCTTATGTTTGGTCCTATGCCCACTGTGCATTCAGCACTGGTGGCATGCAGTCTAAATCTATTGACAGGTTGTATATCTTCGCAATTTCCAGATCTTGTCCATGTATTGCTTGCACACCCTAAG GTTGACATTTTTATAGAAGCTGCTTTTGGAGCAATTTGTGTAGCCATTAGGTTTCTCAAAATCCAGCTGTCAGACAAACATCCTGATTTATGCTTGAAATCAAATCTGACTGCTGAACAAATAGTTAACTATATCTGCCAGCAATGTGAGGTTTCTGTACAGTTTCTTCAGTCATTATGCCAACAAAAATTATTTCTGGAGCGCCTACTCAGGAATAAG GAACTATGTAAAAAGGGTGGTATTCTATTTCTTGCTCAAGCCATCTTGAAGTTAACTGCCACGCCTCATTTTGTAGAGTCCTCCAGAATTTCGGCTGCTGTATCTAGGCTGAAAGCTAAATTTCTAGCAATT CTGTTGAATCTGTGTGAAGCAGAAAGCATCTCTTACCTGGATGAAGTTTCTAGTTCACCAGGAAGTCTCCAGTTGGCAAAATCTGTAGCTTCAGAG GTTTTTGGGTTATTGAAGACCGAGCTCAGCAGAGATCCCAAACATCTTGCTGCTTGCTCTGACAGAACTTACCCTATGGGGTTTTTCCAACTCAATGCGATGCGCCTAGCTGACATATTCTCAGATGATACTAACTTTCAATGTTACATCACGATATACTTT ACTGAAATTCTGACTGCAATATTATCGCTTCCTCATGGGGATTTTATATCCAGTTGGTGTTGTTCTGATCTCCCAGCGAGGGAAGTCGATTCTACTCTCGAGTATGATTCATTTGCAGCAGCTGGATGGGTTTTGGATAATATTTCATCATTGGATCGTCCAAATGAAAACAATTTGGAATTTACTCTGATTCCTATAAGCATACCCCGGGCTTCTTATGAACATCAGAGAACCTCattattcatcaaaataattgcAAATCTTCATTGTTTTAATCCCACGATCTGTGAAG AGCAGGAGAGGAACCTCTTTCTTCACAAGTTTCTAGAATGTTTGCATATGGATTTATCTAAATCATTTCCAGGATTTTCCTTTAGCTCTGATGCTCCAAAGGCTGCCAATGTTTACAGGAACCTAC GGTCGTTGTTAAGTCATGCAGAATCTTTAGTTCCCAACTTTTTGAACGAGGAAGATGTACAGCTCTTAAG GATATTCTTTAACCAATTACAACCACTAATTACTTCTGctgaatttgaagaaaatcaagTGCAA GAGGCACAGAGTCCAGAGGGATACTCATCACTTCTACCGAGAAAGGAACCTCCAAATCTCAATGACAGACATGGTAACTCAAAGGAGGAAATGTTTGAGGATTCTGCATTCCAAGACATGGACCAGTTTTATCTCAAAAGCAGGCATGTGGATCATGTTGATGTTGTGATAATGCAAGATACGAGAGAAGGTAAAGGTATATCTGGTGTGAGAGCATCTGAAGGTTTGATAAAGATCCACAGAGAAGTTCAGAATGTTGAAACTAGTGGTTCAGATACATGTTCCACTAGAGGAAAGAATGATGTTGATCAAATGTGCAATGGTGAGTTCCTAAAAACGAGTGAGCAGATAAAGGAAAGTGAAGTTGGAGGAGATACAGAGGACAAACAGATCAAAACCATTCATTGTGAAGAAAAGCAGCAGAGAAAACGGAAGCGAACTTTAATGAATGATAAACAGATGGCAATGATCGAGAGGGCGCTCTTAGATGAACCTGACATGCAGAGAAATGCAGCTTCAATACAATCATGGGCCCATAAAATAAGTGTTCAT GGTTCGAAGGTTACATCTGCACAACTTAAAAACTG GCTAAACAATCGGAAAGTCAGGCTCGCCCGTGCACGCGCAGCTAAGGCAGTCCGTGCATCACTGGAGGTTGAAAACGCTATTCCAGACAAGCAAAGTGAGCCAGGACTAGGGTACAATGGCTCACCTGACAGTCCTGGTGAAGATTCTTATGCCCCAAGAAAGGCCGACGGAGATCCTGAAAGCATCTTGGGAACTGGTAATGGCGAAAGCTCTCATACTGCACAGACGAACTTAATTGTTGTCGGCCGTGCAGATTTTGTCCAGTGCAAAGCAGGTCAGTACATAATGTTTGTAGATAAGGAaggacaggagcttggtaaggGAATAGTGTATCAGGTGCACGGTGAGTGGAATGGATGGAACTTGAAAGAACAAAAGGCATGTGTTCTTGATGTTTATGAACTTAAGGTTGAGAGTACTGCTCTTCTTCCTTACGCTTCTAAAGTTGTTGGCATCTCCTTTGAAGAGGCTGAAATAAAGATTGGGGTAATGAGAGTGCTATGGGATTTAAGTAGAATCTTCACTCTTCGACCTCAATGA